The Mangrovivirga cuniculi genomic sequence CTAAGCATTTATATAAACAACCATCCAGAAAGTAAATTATTTACCGGGAAGAGCCTTACCATTGGAGGTAGTCAGCAAATCAATACATTTGATCAGCAAAGTGAAACCAGGTATGGAGATGTAAGTGCTGTGATCATGAAAAATCTTCCGCTTTGGGCACAATTGGTGAGAACGCCGAACTTAAAAATTGCCTTGATGGATGAGTGGGAGGAGAAGATAGAAAAGATGGCCCAGGCGACCATCAATGAAAATGTTACCAGCCTTGCAGGGGTTCCTACTTGGACATTAGTTCTTTTGAACCGGATTCTTGAAATAACCGGAAAAAAAGATATCACAGAGGTGTGGCCAAATCTTGAATTGTTTGCTCATGGTGCTGTCGCTTTTGGACCCTACAGGAAATTATTTCGCGACTTGATTCCTTCAGACAAGATGAATTATATGGAGTCTTATAATGCATCTGAAGGTTATTTTGGCATTCAGGATCAGAAGGATTCAGATGAATTGTTACTAATGCTTGATTATGGTGTGTTTTATGAATTTGTTCCTATGGAAGAGATTGATAATGATAACCCAAGGGCAATAGGTCTCGGAGAAGTGGAGGTCGGTAAAAACTATGCACTGATTATTACTACCAATTCCGGACTTTGGCGATATAAAATAGGAGATACTATCAGATTTACTTCAACATCTCCTTACAGAATAAAGATTAGTGGGCGAACCAAACATTTTATCAATGCATTTGGAGAGGAACTAGTTATAGAAAATGCAGAAAAAGGCATTGAAAAAGCCTGCGAAGCAACAGGAGCGGTAATAGATAATTTTACCGCCGGACCAATATACCTTGAAGGCACACAAAGGGGTGGCCATGAATACATTATTGAGTTTATAAAAAGCCCTGATGATTTGCAGCGATTTACCCGCGTTCTTGATGAGACACTAAGAGAATCTAATAGTGATTATGACGCCAAGCGTCATAAAGATATTGCCCTTAAAGAACCAAGTGTTCACGATGTTCCGAGAGGCACTTTTTATAACTGGATGAAAAAACGAGGAAAGCTTGGTGGTCAGAATAAAGTGCCAAGGCTTTCAAATAACAGAGATTATCTTGATAGTATCCTTGAGATGCTAAATATTAATGCCGGCACCTGAAAATATCCTCATTGTCCCTAA encodes the following:
- a CDS encoding GH3 auxin-responsive promoter family protein; the encoded protein is MDIFNSILSWALKKRIHDIELFMKYPEEVQQEHFFELIETARNTSFGKEYDFKSINSYQEFKERIPIRNYEELYPYIEKLLHGEQNILWPSKIKWFAKSSGTTNARSKFIPVSEEALNDCHFKGGKDLLSIYINNHPESKLFTGKSLTIGGSQQINTFDQQSETRYGDVSAVIMKNLPLWAQLVRTPNLKIALMDEWEEKIEKMAQATINENVTSLAGVPTWTLVLLNRILEITGKKDITEVWPNLELFAHGAVAFGPYRKLFRDLIPSDKMNYMESYNASEGYFGIQDQKDSDELLLMLDYGVFYEFVPMEEIDNDNPRAIGLGEVEVGKNYALIITTNSGLWRYKIGDTIRFTSTSPYRIKISGRTKHFINAFGEELVIENAEKGIEKACEATGAVIDNFTAGPIYLEGTQRGGHEYIIEFIKSPDDLQRFTRVLDETLRESNSDYDAKRHKDIALKEPSVHDVPRGTFYNWMKKRGKLGGQNKVPRLSNNRDYLDSILEMLNINAGT